Proteins co-encoded in one Streptomyces roseochromogenus subsp. oscitans DS 12.976 genomic window:
- a CDS encoding rod shape-determining protein — protein sequence MSFIGRDMAVDLGTANTLVYVRGRGIVLNEPSVVAINTNTGGILAVGAEAKKMIGRTPGNIVAVRPLKDGVIADFEITERMLRYFILKIHKRRYLARPRVVVCVPSGITGVERRAVIEASSQAGARQVHIIEEPMAAAIGSGLPVHEATGNMVVDIGGGTTEVAVISLGGIVTAQSIRVAGDELDNAIIQYIKKEYSLLLGERTAEQIKITIGSAYDLDSDEHTEVRGRDLVSGLPKTVVISAAEVRKAIEEPVNAIVDAVKTTLDKCPPELSGDIMDRGIVLTGGGALLRGLDERLRRETGMPIHIAEDPLDSVALGSGKCVEEFEALQQVLDAQPRR from the coding sequence ATGTCGTTCATCGGCCGTGACATGGCTGTCGACCTCGGGACCGCCAACACGCTGGTGTACGTCAGGGGTCGCGGGATCGTACTCAACGAACCGTCCGTCGTCGCGATCAACACCAACACGGGTGGGATCCTCGCGGTCGGTGCCGAAGCGAAGAAGATGATCGGCCGGACGCCGGGCAACATCGTCGCCGTCCGCCCGCTGAAGGACGGCGTGATCGCCGACTTCGAGATCACCGAGCGAATGCTCCGCTACTTCATCCTGAAGATCCACAAGCGGCGCTATCTCGCCCGGCCGCGGGTCGTCGTGTGTGTGCCCTCCGGCATCACGGGCGTCGAGCGCCGCGCCGTGATCGAGGCGTCCTCCCAGGCCGGCGCCCGCCAGGTGCACATCATCGAGGAGCCCATGGCCGCCGCCATCGGCTCCGGCCTGCCGGTCCACGAGGCCACGGGCAACATGGTGGTGGACATCGGCGGCGGCACCACGGAGGTCGCGGTCATCTCGCTCGGTGGCATCGTCACCGCCCAGTCCATCCGGGTCGCGGGCGACGAACTGGACAACGCGATCATCCAGTACATCAAGAAGGAGTACAGCCTTCTGCTGGGTGAGCGCACGGCCGAGCAGATCAAGATCACGATCGGTTCGGCGTACGACCTCGACTCCGACGAGCACACCGAAGTCCGTGGCCGGGACCTGGTGTCCGGGCTGCCGAAGACCGTGGTCATCTCGGCCGCCGAGGTCCGCAAGGCGATCGAGGAACCGGTCAACGCGATCGTGGACGCGGTCAAGACGACCCTCGACAAGTGCCCGCCGGAGCTGTCCGGCGACATCATGGACCGAGGAATCGTTCTGACCGGCGGCGGAGCCCTGCTGCGCGGGCTCGACGAGCGGCTGCGCCGGGAGACCGGGATGCCGATCCACATCGCCGAGGATCCGCTGGACAGCGTCGCGCTCGGCTCCGGGAAGTGCGTCGAGGAGTTCGAGGCGCTGCAGCAGGTCCTGGACGCCCAGCCGCGCAGATGA
- the mreC gene encoding rod shape-determining protein MreC → MRDTKESRLLLVLLVAIAFALITVDIRGGRNSPVDGARQAAAAVFGPVENGLSSAVDPVGNAVSAIRDSGSRHDRLATLEKENAALKAKLGSDDRNRSRLNQLDRMLKIAGEGQYGIKGAQVIAIGAAQGFSWTITIDAGANDGIRRDMTVLNGDGLVGRVTTVGPDTSTVLLANDPDFTVGTRMEGSDELGFASGQGDRPLRVELLNGKAEVKKGDRLVTFGSEADRPFVPGVPVGVVSRVDPSNGGLTRTIYVTPYVGFTKLDVVGVVVQAPKKDPRDEVLPAQPKPVPTPTVTVTVTPSADASANTQQQ, encoded by the coding sequence GTGAGGGACACGAAAGAGAGCCGGTTGCTCCTGGTCCTGCTGGTTGCCATCGCATTCGCGCTGATCACGGTGGACATCCGCGGGGGCAGGAACTCCCCGGTCGACGGTGCCCGGCAGGCCGCGGCCGCGGTGTTCGGCCCGGTCGAGAACGGGCTGTCCTCGGCGGTCGACCCGGTCGGCAACGCCGTCTCCGCGATCCGGGACTCCGGCAGCCGGCATGACCGGCTCGCCACGCTGGAGAAGGAGAACGCGGCCCTCAAGGCGAAGCTCGGCAGCGACGACCGCAACCGCAGCCGGCTGAACCAGCTCGACAGAATGCTGAAGATCGCCGGCGAGGGCCAGTACGGCATCAAGGGCGCCCAGGTCATCGCCATAGGAGCGGCGCAGGGCTTCTCCTGGACCATCACCATCGACGCGGGAGCCAATGACGGCATCAGGCGTGACATGACCGTCCTCAACGGCGACGGGCTGGTCGGCCGGGTCACCACCGTCGGCCCCGACACCTCCACCGTGCTGCTCGCCAACGACCCCGACTTCACCGTCGGCACCCGTATGGAGGGAAGCGACGAACTCGGCTTCGCCTCCGGGCAGGGCGACCGCCCGCTGCGCGTGGAGCTGCTCAACGGCAAGGCGGAGGTGAAGAAGGGCGACCGGCTCGTCACCTTCGGCTCGGAGGCCGACCGGCCGTTCGTCCCGGGCGTGCCGGTCGGCGTGGTCTCCCGCGTCGACCCCTCCAACGGCGGCCTCACCCGCACGATCTACGTCACCCCGTACGTCGGCTTCACCAAGCTGGACGTCGTCGGCGTGGTCGTCCAGGCCCCGAAGAAGGACCCGCGCGACGAGGTCCTGCCGGCCCAGCCCAAGCCGGTCCCGACGCCGACGGTGACCGTCACGGTGACCCCGTCCGCCGACGCCTCCGCCAACACCCAGCAGCAGTAG
- the mreD gene encoding rod shape-determining protein MreD, whose product MRLNRILLSSALVVVALVIQVSVLARLHLPGAVPDLLLLTVLGLAMVYGHVGGALVGFGAGLLADLAPPADHAAGRYALVLCVIGYCAGLIKPETGRLKSATGPMAVVVAAAIGSTLLYACVGALVGDTAARHVGLPGLLFSAALYDLLLAPFVVPGIMWLARRADNDPLAEAGPAAKAGDISTGWLSSGTGLRIGSQRGGLGALKAKARTRSARVGRIKGVKRL is encoded by the coding sequence ATGCGCCTCAACCGGATCCTGCTCTCCAGCGCGCTGGTCGTCGTGGCGCTGGTGATCCAGGTGAGCGTCCTCGCCCGCCTGCATCTGCCGGGCGCCGTGCCCGACCTGCTGCTGCTCACCGTCCTGGGCCTCGCCATGGTGTACGGCCATGTCGGCGGCGCCCTCGTCGGCTTCGGCGCCGGTCTGCTCGCCGATCTCGCCCCGCCCGCCGACCACGCGGCCGGCCGCTACGCGCTCGTGCTGTGCGTCATCGGCTACTGCGCCGGGCTCATCAAGCCGGAGACCGGCCGCCTGAAGTCGGCGACCGGCCCGATGGCCGTCGTGGTCGCCGCCGCGATCGGTTCCACGCTGCTGTACGCGTGCGTCGGCGCCCTGGTCGGCGACACCGCCGCCCGCCATGTCGGCCTGCCCGGGCTGCTGTTCTCGGCGGCCCTGTACGACCTGCTGCTCGCCCCGTTCGTGGTGCCCGGCATCATGTGGCTGGCCCGCCGCGCGGACAACGACCCGCTCGCCGAGGCCGGCCCCGCCGCCAAGGCCGGCGACATCTCCACCGGCTGGCTCTCCTCCGGCACCGGCCTGCGCATCGGCAGCCAGCGCGGCGGACTCGGCGCGCTGAAGGCCAAGGCCCGCACCCGCTCCGCCCGGGTCGGCCGGATCAAGGGGGTCAAGCGGCTGTGA
- the mrdA gene encoding penicillin-binding protein 2, with translation MTNIPETGRTPRVQIRLVVIQILVLSLLGTLGGRLWYLQIREGAQYQKEASGNHVQQVVDPAVRGDILDARGVPLADNETRLVVSASRTDLLKQKDDGKAVLTKLAGVLGVKPEDVIQKVRLCDAKTPQPCWNGSPYQPIPITDEATPKQALQIRERSEDFPGITADPEAVRRYPGPGKSNTAQVLGYLSPVTDDEIQKAKNTPSPYLRSDMVGRSGLEREYDKELRGKAGVTRYEVDNLGRVIGKAKADPAEPGANLVTSIDSRVQRVSEYELDKAMKTARQQFDKNTGENFKADSGAVVVMEAKTGRIVAMASEPTYDPNVWVGGISAKDYKSLTGKDSDYPLLNRAIQGQAAPGSTFKVVSTAAAVQAGYPWDGGYPCTSSYSVGGQVFKNFEGENFGPISLGRALEVSCDTVFYGLGDREWKKDGGINPKKGQPKDWFFKTAHQFGLGKETGIDLPNEVTGRVPDRQWKLDYWNANKDAWCKSGKKDGSYVEKIAYENCLEGNKMREGDEINYSIGQGDTLVTPIQEAMIYGAVANGGTEYVPTIAKAIVSPDGKTVQEIKPKVQRKLPVSQATLKGMDDAFAGVITRGTAAWKFNGWPQDKITLHGKTGTAEVYGKQTTGWLATYSKDYTVIMTISQAGTGSGSAGEAVRNIYSALYGVQGDGSIDNKKALLPQPQQGLPKVRTDGTIDAPKVTDDPAKDAEAAQKDNPSNGDSQQPAATASPTTGNRNTRRRPRKRGSRRMPS, from the coding sequence GTGACCAACATCCCCGAGACCGGTCGGACCCCACGCGTCCAGATCCGGCTCGTCGTGATCCAGATCCTCGTCCTCTCCCTCCTCGGCACGCTCGGCGGCCGCTTGTGGTACCTGCAGATCCGCGAGGGTGCGCAGTACCAGAAGGAGGCGTCCGGCAACCACGTCCAGCAGGTCGTCGACCCCGCCGTGCGCGGCGACATCCTGGACGCCCGCGGCGTGCCCCTCGCGGACAACGAGACCCGCCTGGTCGTCTCCGCCTCCCGCACCGACCTGCTCAAGCAGAAGGACGACGGCAAGGCGGTCCTCACCAAGCTGGCCGGTGTCCTCGGCGTGAAGCCCGAGGACGTCATCCAGAAGGTCCGGCTGTGCGACGCCAAGACCCCCCAGCCGTGCTGGAACGGCTCGCCGTACCAGCCGATCCCGATCACCGACGAGGCCACCCCGAAGCAGGCCCTGCAGATCCGCGAGCGCTCCGAGGACTTCCCCGGCATCACCGCCGATCCCGAGGCCGTGCGCCGCTACCCGGGTCCGGGCAAGTCCAACACCGCGCAGGTGCTCGGCTATCTCTCGCCCGTCACCGACGACGAGATCCAGAAGGCCAAGAACACCCCGTCGCCCTATCTGCGCTCCGACATGGTCGGCCGCTCCGGCCTGGAGCGGGAGTACGACAAGGAGCTGCGCGGCAAAGCCGGCGTCACACGCTACGAGGTCGACAACCTCGGCCGGGTCATCGGCAAGGCCAAGGCGGACCCCGCCGAGCCCGGCGCCAACCTGGTCACCAGCATCGACTCCCGGGTGCAGCGCGTTTCGGAGTACGAACTGGACAAGGCGATGAAGACCGCCCGCCAGCAGTTCGACAAGAACACCGGCGAGAACTTCAAGGCCGACTCCGGCGCCGTCGTCGTCATGGAGGCCAAGACCGGCCGGATCGTCGCGATGGCCTCGGAGCCGACCTACGACCCGAATGTGTGGGTGGGCGGCATCTCCGCCAAGGACTACAAGTCCCTGACCGGCAAGGACTCCGACTACCCGCTGCTCAACCGGGCCATACAGGGTCAAGCGGCCCCCGGTTCGACGTTCAAGGTGGTCTCCACGGCCGCCGCGGTCCAGGCCGGCTACCCCTGGGACGGCGGCTACCCCTGCACCAGCTCCTACTCGGTCGGCGGCCAGGTCTTCAAGAACTTCGAGGGCGAGAACTTCGGCCCGATCTCCCTCGGCCGCGCCCTGGAGGTCTCCTGCGACACCGTCTTCTACGGCCTCGGCGACAGGGAGTGGAAGAAGGACGGCGGCATCAACCCCAAGAAGGGCCAGCCGAAGGACTGGTTCTTCAAGACGGCCCACCAGTTCGGCCTCGGCAAGGAGACCGGCATCGACCTGCCCAACGAGGTCACCGGCCGTGTCCCCGACCGCCAGTGGAAGCTGGACTACTGGAACGCCAACAAGGACGCCTGGTGCAAGTCCGGCAAGAAGGACGGCAGCTACGTCGAGAAGATCGCCTACGAGAACTGCCTCGAAGGCAACAAGATGCGCGAGGGTGACGAGATCAACTACTCCATCGGCCAGGGCGACACACTCGTCACGCCGATCCAGGAGGCGATGATCTACGGCGCCGTCGCCAACGGCGGCACCGAGTACGTCCCGACCATCGCCAAGGCGATCGTCAGCCCCGACGGCAAGACCGTCCAGGAGATCAAGCCCAAGGTGCAGCGCAAGCTGCCCGTCAGCCAGGCCACCCTCAAGGGCATGGACGACGCCTTCGCGGGCGTCATCACCCGCGGTACGGCCGCGTGGAAGTTCAACGGCTGGCCGCAGGACAAGATCACCCTGCACGGCAAGACCGGTACGGCGGAGGTCTACGGCAAGCAGACCACCGGCTGGCTGGCCACGTACTCCAAGGACTACACGGTGATCATGACGATCTCCCAGGCCGGTACGGGTTCCGGTTCCGCCGGTGAGGCCGTGCGCAACATCTACAGCGCGCTCTACGGCGTCCAGGGAGACGGCTCCATCGACAACAAGAAGGCGCTGCTGCCCCAGCCGCAGCAGGGCCTGCCGAAGGTCCGCACGGACGGCACGATCGACGCCCCGAAGGTCACCGACGACCCGGCCAAGGACGCCGAGGCCGCCCAGAAGGACAACCCCAGCAACGGCGACAGCCAGCAGCCCGCCGCCACGGCGTCGCCCACCACGGGCAACCGCAACACCCGCAGGCGCCCTCGCAAGAGGGGAAGCCGGAGGATGCCCTCATGA
- the rodA gene encoding rod shape-determining protein RodA, whose translation MTGNSFSVSGYGPERAGWTRLLARDSPARRLDWPMLLAAFVLSLLGSLLVYSATRNRTEINQGDQYYFLVRHLMNLGIGFALMIGTIWLGHRALRNAVPILYGISLFGVLLVLTPLGATINGSRNWIVFGGGFSLQPAEFVKISIILGMAMILAARVDAGDKQYPDHRTVLQSLGLAAVPILIVLLMPDLGTVLAMVAIILGVLLASGASNRWIFGLLITGVLGCVAIWQLHILDQYQINRFAAFANPNLDPAGVGYNTNQARIAIGSGGLTGAGLFHGSQTTGQFVPEQQTDFVFTVAGEELGFVGAGLIIFLLGVVLWRACRIARDSTELYGTIVAAGIVAWFAFQAFENIGMTLGIMPVTGLPLPFVSYGGSSMFAVWVAVGLLQSIKVQRPMSA comes from the coding sequence ATGACCGGCAACAGCTTCTCCGTCTCCGGGTACGGCCCCGAGCGAGCCGGCTGGACCAGGCTCCTCGCCCGCGACTCACCGGCCCGCAGGCTGGACTGGCCGATGCTGCTGGCCGCTTTCGTGCTGTCGCTGCTGGGCTCGCTGCTGGTGTACTCCGCGACCCGCAACCGCACCGAGATCAACCAGGGCGACCAGTACTACTTCCTGGTCCGCCATCTGATGAACCTCGGCATCGGCTTCGCCCTGATGATCGGCACGATCTGGCTCGGCCACCGCGCCCTGCGCAACGCCGTGCCGATCCTCTACGGCATCTCGCTGTTCGGGGTGCTGCTGGTGCTCACCCCGCTCGGCGCCACCATCAACGGCAGCCGCAACTGGATCGTGTTCGGCGGCGGTTTCTCGCTCCAGCCCGCCGAGTTCGTGAAGATCTCGATCATCCTGGGCATGGCCATGATACTGGCGGCCCGGGTCGACGCCGGGGACAAGCAGTACCCCGACCACCGCACGGTCTTGCAGTCGCTCGGCCTGGCCGCGGTACCGATCCTGATCGTGCTGCTCATGCCCGACCTCGGCACGGTCCTGGCCATGGTGGCCATCATCCTGGGCGTGCTGCTCGCCTCGGGCGCCTCCAACCGCTGGATCTTCGGACTGCTCATCACCGGTGTGCTCGGCTGTGTCGCCATCTGGCAGCTGCACATCCTGGACCAGTACCAGATCAACCGCTTCGCCGCGTTCGCCAACCCCAATCTGGACCCGGCGGGCGTCGGCTACAACACCAACCAGGCCCGCATCGCCATCGGCTCCGGCGGACTGACCGGCGCCGGCCTCTTCCACGGCTCGCAGACCACCGGCCAGTTCGTGCCCGAGCAGCAGACGGACTTCGTCTTCACGGTCGCGGGGGAGGAGCTGGGCTTCGTCGGCGCGGGCCTGATCATCTTCCTGCTGGGCGTGGTGCTGTGGCGCGCCTGCCGGATCGCCCGCGACTCCACCGAGCTGTACGGGACGATCGTGGCTGCCGGGATCGTCGCCTGGTTCGCCTTCCAGGCCTTCGAGAACATCGGCATGACCCTCGGCATCATGCCGGTCACCGGTCTGCCCCTGCCGTTCGTGTCATACGGCGGCTCGTCGATGTTCGCGGTCTGGGTGGCGGTGGGACTGCTGCAGTCGATCAAGGTGCAGAGACCCATGTCGGCGTAG
- a CDS encoding CYTH and CHAD domain-containing protein, giving the protein MADTKREIERKYESDDSGLPDLTGVGGVAAVLDKGLMELDATYYDTADERLAGAALTLRRRTGGSDAGWHLKFPVGPGVRDEIRAPLSDTIPEEIAALVRSRVRDAELIPLVRLRSARDVRHLVDAGGALLAEASVDAVTAERLGGGGGAAQWTEIEVELADDGDPAFLDLVEKRLRKAGVRRSKSPSKLARALEQTGGHRRRSREKGEPAPVTAGDHVLAYLRAQRDVLVELDPAVRRDVPDSVHRMRVATRRARSTLRSFRSVLDRSVTDPIGVELKWLAGALGVDRDQEVMAERLRAALDALPPGLVTGPVHERLAAWSEARHGGAHAHLTGVLDSRRYLTLLDTLDGLLADPPLRKAAGKQPDKVIAKAVDKDLLTLSALVEQALGAPPGEERDVAVHEARKKAKRTRYAAEAATPALGKPARSLTKAMKNLTTVLGEHQDSVMTRLTLRELSAAAHAAGESAFTYGLLYGREEAHAARAEAELPGLWREIRSPAAG; this is encoded by the coding sequence ATGGCGGATACGAAGCGCGAGATAGAGCGCAAGTACGAGTCCGACGACAGTGGGCTGCCCGACCTGACGGGCGTCGGCGGGGTGGCGGCCGTCCTGGACAAGGGCCTGATGGAACTCGACGCCACCTACTACGACACCGCCGACGAACGCCTGGCCGGCGCCGCCCTCACCCTGCGCCGCCGCACCGGCGGCTCGGACGCCGGCTGGCATCTGAAGTTCCCGGTCGGACCGGGCGTGCGTGACGAGATCCGGGCCCCGCTCTCCGACACCATTCCCGAGGAGATCGCCGCCCTCGTTCGCTCCCGGGTCCGGGACGCCGAGCTGATCCCGCTGGTCCGGCTGCGCTCGGCCCGCGATGTGCGCCACCTGGTCGACGCCGGCGGTGCCCTGCTGGCCGAGGCGAGCGTGGACGCCGTGACGGCTGAGCGGCTCGGCGGCGGGGGAGGGGCCGCCCAGTGGACCGAGATCGAGGTGGAACTGGCCGACGACGGCGATCCCGCCTTCCTCGATCTGGTGGAGAAGCGGCTGCGCAAGGCGGGCGTGCGCCGCTCCAAGTCGCCGTCGAAGCTGGCCCGGGCCCTGGAGCAGACGGGAGGACACCGCCGTAGGAGCCGTGAGAAGGGCGAACCCGCGCCGGTGACGGCCGGTGACCACGTGCTCGCCTATCTGCGGGCTCAGCGGGACGTGCTGGTCGAACTGGATCCGGCCGTCCGCCGTGACGTGCCCGACTCCGTGCACCGCATGCGGGTCGCCACCCGCCGGGCCCGCAGCACCCTGCGCAGCTTCCGCTCCGTCCTCGACCGCTCCGTCACCGACCCCATCGGCGTCGAGCTGAAGTGGCTCGCGGGCGCGCTGGGCGTCGACCGTGACCAGGAGGTGATGGCCGAGCGTCTGCGGGCCGCCCTCGACGCCCTCCCGCCCGGCCTGGTCACCGGCCCCGTCCACGAGCGCCTCGCGGCCTGGTCCGAGGCCCGGCACGGGGGCGCGCACGCGCATCTGACCGGCGTGCTGGACTCCCGCCGCTATCTCACCCTGCTGGACACCCTGGACGGCCTCCTCGCCGACCCGCCGCTGCGCAAGGCCGCCGGAAAACAGCCGGACAAGGTGATCGCCAAGGCCGTGGACAAAGACCTGCTGACCCTGTCCGCCCTGGTCGAGCAGGCGCTCGGCGCCCCGCCCGGCGAGGAACGCGACGTCGCCGTGCACGAGGCCCGCAAGAAGGCCAAGCGCACCCGGTACGCGGCCGAGGCGGCCACCCCCGCCCTCGGCAAACCGGCCCGCTCCCTGACCAAGGCCATGAAGAACCTGACCACCGTCCTCGGTGAACACCAGGACAGCGTCATGACCCGGCTGACCCTGCGCGAGCTGTCCGCGGCGGCGCACGCGGCAGGGGAGAGCGCGTTCACGTACGGGCTGCTGTACGGGCGCGAGGAGGCCCATGCGGCGCGGGCGGAGGCCGAGCTGCCCGGACTGTGGAGGGAGATCAGATCCCCGGCGGCCGGCTGA
- a CDS encoding TIGR03960 family B12-binding radical SAM protein, whose amino-acid sequence MPVESVFPQLEALLPHVQKPIQYVGGELNSTVKNWDECDVRWALMYPDAYEVGLPNQGVMILYEVLNEQEGVLAERTYSVWPDLEALMREHGVPQFTVDTHRPVKSFDVFGLSFSTELGYTNMLTALDLAGIPLESKDRGLDDPIVLAGGHAAFNPEPIADFIDAAVIGDGEQAVLDMTRIIREWKAEGRPGGREEVLFRLAKTGAVYIPAFYDVEYLQDGRIARVVPNKSGVPWRVSKHTVMDLDEWPYPKQPLVPLAETVHERMSVEIFRGCTRGCRFCQAGMITRPVRERSITGIGEMVDKGLKATGFEEVGLLSLSSADHSEIGDIAKGLADRYTDDKIGLSLPSTRVDAFNIDLANELTRNGRRSGLTFAPEGGSERIRKVINKMVSEEDLIRTVATAYGNGWRQVKLYFMCGLPTETDDDVLQIADMAMHVIQKGREVSGSNDIRCTVSIGGFVPKPHTPFQWAPQLSAEETDARLAKLRDKIRGDKKYGRSIGFRYHDGKPGIVEGLLSRGDRRIGAVIRAVYDDGGRFDGWREHFSYDRWMACADKALAPFGVDVDWYTTRERGYEEVLPWDHLDSGLDKDWLWEDWQDALDETEVEDCRWTPCFDCGVCPQMDTHIQIGPTGKKLLPLTVKNAGPAPASSGHAH is encoded by the coding sequence ATGCCTGTCGAGTCGGTTTTTCCGCAGCTCGAAGCTCTGCTCCCCCACGTGCAGAAGCCGATCCAGTACGTCGGCGGAGAGCTCAACTCCACCGTCAAGAACTGGGACGAGTGCGACGTCCGCTGGGCGCTCATGTACCCGGACGCGTACGAGGTGGGTCTGCCCAACCAGGGCGTCATGATCCTCTACGAGGTCCTCAACGAGCAGGAGGGCGTCCTCGCCGAGCGCACCTACAGCGTGTGGCCGGACCTGGAGGCGCTGATGCGTGAGCACGGCGTCCCGCAGTTCACGGTCGACACCCACCGCCCGGTGAAGTCCTTCGACGTGTTCGGCCTCAGCTTCTCCACGGAGCTGGGCTACACGAACATGCTGACGGCCCTGGACCTGGCGGGTATCCCCCTGGAGTCCAAGGACCGTGGGCTGGACGACCCGATCGTCCTGGCCGGCGGCCACGCGGCGTTCAACCCGGAGCCGATCGCCGACTTCATCGACGCGGCGGTCATCGGCGACGGCGAGCAGGCCGTGCTCGACATGACCCGGATCATCCGCGAGTGGAAGGCCGAGGGCCGACCCGGCGGCCGCGAGGAGGTCCTGTTCCGCCTGGCGAAGACGGGCGCGGTGTACATCCCGGCGTTCTACGACGTCGAGTACCTGCAGGACGGCCGTATCGCGCGCGTGGTCCCGAACAAGAGCGGCGTCCCCTGGCGCGTGTCCAAGCACACGGTCATGGACCTGGACGAGTGGCCGTACCCCAAGCAGCCCCTCGTGCCGCTGGCCGAGACGGTGCACGAGCGGATGTCGGTGGAGATCTTCCGCGGCTGCACCCGCGGCTGCCGCTTCTGCCAGGCCGGCATGATCACCCGCCCGGTCCGCGAGCGTTCGATCACGGGCATCGGCGAGATGGTCGACAAGGGCCTGAAGGCGACGGGCTTCGAGGAGGTCGGCCTGCTCTCCCTCTCCTCGGCGGACCACTCGGAGATCGGCGACATCGCCAAGGGACTGGCGGACCGCTACACGGACGACAAGATCGGCCTGTCCCTCCCCTCCACCCGCGTCGACGCGTTCAACATCGACCTGGCGAACGAGCTGACGAGAAATGGCCGCCGGTCCGGTCTCACCTTCGCCCCGGAGGGCGGCTCCGAGCGCATCCGCAAGGTCATCAACAAGATGGTCTCGGAAGAGGACCTGATCCGGACCGTCGCGACGGCGTACGGCAACGGCTGGCGCCAGGTGAAGCTGTACTTCATGTGCGGCCTGCCGACCGAGACCGACGACGACGTCCTGCAGATCGCCGACATGGCGATGCACGTCATCCAGAAGGGCCGAGAGGTCTCGGGCTCGAACGACATCCGCTGCACGGTCTCGATCGGCGGCTTCGTCCCGAAGCCCCACACCCCGTTCCAGTGGGCGCCCCAGCTGTCGGCGGAGGAGACGGACGCGCGTCTCGCCAAGCTCCGGGACAAGATCCGCGGCGACAAGAAGTACGGCCGCTCGATCGGTTTCCGCTATCACGACGGCAAACCGGGCATCGTCGAAGGCCTCCTCTCCCGCGGCGACCGCCGTATCGGCGCGGTGATCCGCGCGGTGTACGACGACGGCGGCCGCTTCGACGGCTGGCGCGAACACTTCTCCTACGACCGCTGGATGGCTTGCGCCGACAAGGCCCTCGCCCCCTTCGGCGTGGACGTCGACTGGTACACCACCCGCGAGCGCGGCTACGAGGAGGTCCTGCCCTGGGACCACCTCGACTCCGGCCTGGACAAGGACTGGCTCTGGGAGGACTGGCAGGACGCCCTCGACGAGACCGAGGTCGAGGACTGCCGCTGGACCCCGTGCTTCGACTGCGGCGTCTGCCCCCAGATGGACACCCACATCCAGATCGGCCCGACCGGCAAGAAGCTGCTGCCCCTGACGGTCAAGAACGCCGGCCCGGCGCCTGCTTCGAGCGGTCACGCGCACTGA
- a CDS encoding TIGR03936 family radical SAM-associated protein codes for MQRIRLRYTKRGRLRFTSHRDFQRAFERALRRAEVPMAYSAGFTPHPKVSYANAAPTGTGSEAEYLEIALTAPRDPETLRVLLDESLPAGLDIVDAVEARTSGLADRLTASVWELRLDGVAPADAERAVAAFNGAETVEVQRMTKNGVRTFDARPAVVSLETHGSPADRPTDQPCAILRLVVRHVTPAVRPDDVLSGLRAVADLAPPVPAAVTRLAQGLFDEETGTVTDPLAPDREAAGALTAAPAAAATAPTPEGPA; via the coding sequence GTGCAGCGCATCCGACTGCGCTACACCAAGCGCGGCCGCCTGAGGTTCACCAGCCACCGAGACTTCCAGCGCGCCTTCGAGCGGGCGCTGCGCCGCGCCGAGGTGCCCATGGCGTACTCGGCGGGGTTCACGCCGCACCCGAAGGTGTCGTACGCCAATGCCGCACCCACCGGCACGGGCAGTGAGGCGGAGTATCTGGAGATCGCGCTCACCGCACCGCGCGACCCGGAGACGCTGCGCGTCCTCCTCGACGAGTCGCTGCCCGCCGGGCTCGACATCGTCGACGCGGTCGAGGCGCGGACCTCGGGCCTCGCCGACCGGCTCACGGCTTCCGTCTGGGAGCTGCGGCTGGACGGCGTCGCCCCGGCCGACGCCGAGCGCGCGGTCGCGGCCTTCAACGGGGCCGAGACCGTCGAGGTGCAGCGGATGACCAAGAACGGCGTCCGTACCTTCGACGCCCGCCCCGCCGTGGTGAGCCTGGAAACGCACGGTTCACCGGCTGATAGGCCGACCGACCAGCCCTGTGCGATACTGCGGCTGGTTGTTCGGCACGTGACGCCTGCCGTACGACCCGACGACGTCCTGTCCGGTCTCCGCGCCGTGGCCGACCTGGCGCCGCCGGTCCCCGCAGCGGTGACCAGGCTGGCGCAGGGGCTGTTCGATGAAGAGACCGGCACGGTGACCGACCCGCTCGCGCCCGACCGCGAGGCAGCCGGGGCCCTGACGGCCGCACCGGCCGCCGCCGCGACGGCGCCGACACCGGAAGGTCCCGCGTAG